The window GATAGGGGACGTGGTGCCCGTGCCGGTGTCCGTCGCCCCGGCCCCGGGCGTGACCTACACGCTGCCCTCCACCGGCAGGATCCACGCCGACACGGGCGCCACCGCCGTGGCCGACCGGCTGGCCGGGCTGCTGCGTCCCTCGACCGGGTATGCCCTGCCGGTGCTGGCCGCGTCCGGCACGCCCACCGACGGCATCGCGCTGCTGCTCTCCGGCGCGGACCCGAGCGTCGGCCAGGAGGGCTACCAGCTCGACGTCACCGCCGCCGCGGTGACCATCCGGGCGAAGTCGGCGGCGGGGTTGTTCCACGGAGTCCAGACGCTGCGGCAGCTGCTGCCCGTCGCCGTGGAAAGCGCGACGCCGCAAGCGGGTCCGTGGGTCGTGCCGGGTGGCCGGATCATCGACTACCCCCGGTTCGCCTACCGCGGCGCCATGCTCGACGTGGCCCGCCACTTCCAGCCGGTGGCGACCGTCAAGCGGTACATCGACCAGCTCGCCCTCTACAAAATCAACTACCTGCACCTGCACCTGACCGACGACCAGGGCTGGCGGATCGTGGTCGACTCGTGGCCCCGGCTGGCCACCCACGGCGGCAGCACCCAGGTCGGTGGCGGCCCCGGGGGCTACTACACGAAGGCGCAGTACGCCGACATCGTCGCCTACGCCGCCGCGCGCCACATCGCGATCGTGCCCGAGATCGACATGCCCGGTCACACCAACGCCGCGCTGGCCTCCTACGCCGAGCTGAACTGCGACGGCGTCGCCCGGCAGCTCTACACGGGCACCGCGGTCGGCTTCAGCTCCCTGTGCGTGCCCAAGGAGATCACCTACACGTTCATCAACGACGTGATCCGCGAGCTGTCCGCGCTCTCGCCCGGCCCGTACGTCCACCTCGGCGGCGACGAGACGGCCGCGACCTCGCCCGCCGACTTCACCAAGTTCATCGAGCGCGTCCAGCCGATCGTCACCGGCAACGGCCGCGCGGTCATCGGCTGGCACGAGATCGGCTCCACCGCGCACTCCGCGGGCCGTGTCGTGCAGTACTGGGGCACCGCGACGAGCGACAGCCACGTGACCTCCGCGGTGTCGAAGGGCGCGAAAGTCCTGATGTCCCCGGCCAACAAGACCTACCTGGACATGAAGTACAACTCCTCGACCCCGATCGGCTTGTCCTGGGCGGGGTACATCGAGGTCCGAACCGCGTACGACTGGAACCCGGGCGCCCACCTCACCGGCGTGGGGGAGTCGTCGGTCCTCGGCGTCGAGGCGCCGCTGTGGTCGGAGACCGTGGTGACCCAGAACCACATCGACTACCTGACCTTCCCCCGGCTGCCCGCCATCGCGGAAGTGGGCTGGTCCCCGTGGTCCACGCACAACTGGGACGCGTTCCGCCTGCGTCTGGCCGCGCAGGGCCCACGCTGGTCGGCGATGGGCATCGACTACTACCCCTCGACGCAGATCCCGTGGCCGTCGACCGGGTCGGCGAAGAGCCTGGTCGGCCAAGCCTCCGGCCGGTGCCTGGACATCCCGGCGAGCAACATGGCCAACGGCACCCAGCCCGCGCTGTGGGACTGCCACGGCGGCGCGAACCAGAAATGGACCCACACCACCGCGAGCGAACTGCGG is drawn from Actinokineospora alba and contains these coding sequences:
- a CDS encoding family 20 glycosylhydrolase, which translates into the protein MRLARGLMALALIAPVLGGVSAVPAAAATSIGDVVPVPVSVAPAPGVTYTLPSTGRIHADTGATAVADRLAGLLRPSTGYALPVLAASGTPTDGIALLLSGADPSVGQEGYQLDVTAAAVTIRAKSAAGLFHGVQTLRQLLPVAVESATPQAGPWVVPGGRIIDYPRFAYRGAMLDVARHFQPVATVKRYIDQLALYKINYLHLHLTDDQGWRIVVDSWPRLATHGGSTQVGGGPGGYYTKAQYADIVAYAAARHIAIVPEIDMPGHTNAALASYAELNCDGVARQLYTGTAVGFSSLCVPKEITYTFINDVIRELSALSPGPYVHLGGDETAATSPADFTKFIERVQPIVTGNGRAVIGWHEIGSTAHSAGRVVQYWGTATSDSHVTSAVSKGAKVLMSPANKTYLDMKYNSSTPIGLSWAGYIEVRTAYDWNPGAHLTGVGESSVLGVEAPLWSETVVTQNHIDYLTFPRLPAIAEVGWSPWSTHNWDAFRLRLAAQGPRWSAMGIDYYPSTQIPWPSTGSAKSLVGQASGRCLDIPASNMANGTQPALWDCHGGANQKWTHTTASELRATVNGVTKCLDVNGGSTADGAVILLWDCHGGGNQKWTFNAAGQVVGQQSGKCLEPAGGATANGTAIRLATCRTTNNASQVFART